GGCTCATGCGGAAGATGCGCTTGCCGCCGGTGGCCTTGAAGTAAGTGACCTGCATGATGACGGACAGGGCCTCGCACACGAAAACCAGACCGATGATCACCAGCAGGATTTCCGTATGAGTGAGGATGCCCACCGCCGCCAGCGCGCCCCCCAGGGCCAGGGACCCAGTGTCCCCCATAAAGACCTTGGCAGGATGGGCGTTGAACCGCAGGAAAGCCAGGCAGGCCGCCACAATGGCCACGCAGAAAATCGCCAGGTCGCTGTGACCGGTGAGAGCGCAGACCACCCCATAGCAGCTGGCCGCCACCGCCATGGTGCCGGAAGCCAGTCCGTCCAGGCCGTCCGTGAGGTTCACCGCATTGGAAGTGCCCACCAGCACAAAGAGCACCAGCAGATAATAGCCAAAGCCGATATCGACATTGGCATTGAGCACCGGCAGCCAGATGGAAGTATCAATGCCCAGCTCCTTAGTACCGATATAGATGGTCACCAGAGCAATGATAATCTGCCCCAAAAGCTTCTGCTTTGCCTTAAGTCCCAGATTCCTCTTCTTCACTACTTTGATATAGTCATCCAGGAATCCCAAAGCAAAATGCCCCAAAGTGATGAACAGGGCCAAAAGTATCTCCGCAGTCCAGGGAGCCCCCGCCAAAGTGCCTATGACTATCCCCAGGATAATCATGATGCCCCCCATGGTAGGAGTGCCGCTCTTGGCCTGATGGCTCTGAGGCCCCTCCTCACGAATGCTCTGACCAAATTTCAGCTTATGCAGCCAGGGAATAAAAAACGGCCCCGTCATAAGTACAAAACCAGCAGCCACCGCCGCAGCCACAATCAGGCTATTATCCACGATTTGATGCCTCTTTCTAAAATCTAACTAAGAACCCCAAAGCCCATGGACGCGTAAATCACACGTAACCCTCCGAGCCCCCCTTCCACCACCTTCGGTGGTCCCCCTCCCCCGCAAGCGGTGGAGGTAAAGCCAACTCAAAGGGTGACTCTCGAATCCCACGAACTCCCGAACCCCAGGGCCCAAGGATGGGCCCCGTGGACGCGGAAATCACACGATGTGATTTCAGTCCACGTTTTCTTTTGGTTCGTTTTCTTTGCGCCAAAGAAAATGAACAGCCGAAGCCTTACTTCAATAAATCGATAATTTTCTCCATCTGCATACCCCGGGAGCCCTTAAAGAGCACCGTATCTCCCGGCTGGAGAATTTCTTTAAGCTTCGCCGCAGCCTCCTCATGAGACTCGCAGCAATAAGCCTCCGCAATCCCGGAACCCTTTGCCCCTTCAGCAATCAAAGCCCCAAGTTTCCCGCGGGTGACCACAGCCGCAAACTTATGCTCACCCAGCTCCCGTCCTACCTGACGATGGGCTTCTTCTTCAACGCTGCCAAGTTCCAGCATATCCCCCATCACCGCAATCTTGCGGCCATCCTTCACCAGCTCGGACAGAGTCTCAATAGCCGCCTTCATGGACATAGGGCTGGCATTGTAGGCATCGTTCACCACATGCCACGGTCCAACCTCCTGGCACTCAAAGCGCATTTTGGTGGCTTCCAGATTCAGCAGGCCCTCACGGATTTCCTCAGCCTTCATGCCCAGAGCGAACCCGACAGAGATTGCCGCCAGGGCATTCTCTACATTGTGCCTGCCCACCATGGGCAGGACATACTCATGGCGCTCCTTGGCGTATTCCACCATAAAGAGGGTCTTGCTTCCTTCAGTGCGTACGGCCTCAGCCTTCACCTCAGCAGGATTCTCAACGCCAAAGGTAATGACCCTGACACCCTCTTTGGCCTTGTCGCGCATACCTGCCACATAGGGATTATCTGCATTCAGAATCACCGTGCCGCCAGCAGGAATAGCTTCCACCAGCTCTGCCTTAGCCCTGGCAATATTCTCAAGAGAGCCCAGCAGTTCCATATGGGTCTCACCCACATTGGTGACGATACCCACCTGGGGCGCCGCCACAGGGGCCAGAGCCTCAATCTGATGCAGGCCCCGCATGCCGATTTCCACCACAGCTGCCGTATGATGTTCTTCTATTCCCAGCAGAGTCAAAGGCAGGCCAATCTCGTTGTTGAAGTTGGCCTGGGTCTTCTGCACCGGGCCGCGGGCGGACAGCACTGCCGCCGTCAGATCCTTGGTGGTAGTCTTGCCATTGGAACCAGTGATGGCCACTACAGGCAGGTCAAATCTCATGCGGTGCAGATGGGCCAGCTGCTGATAAGCAGCCAGAGTATCCTCCACCTGCAGGACAGTGCCCTGCTCCTTTTGCGCTGCCTCAAGATTCTCCCTGGTGCAGCCGCTGCCCACGATAACGCCAGCCGCCCCCTGCTTCAGAGCCTCGGCGGCGAAATCCTCGCCGTTGAAGCGCTCCCCCTTCAGGGCCACAAAGAGCACCTTCTCCGCAATCTTGCGGGTATCCGTCACTACATCGGCAAAAGCCCTGGCCGCCTCGCAAACAACCTTAGCACCAGTAGCTTTCAGCACTTCCTCAAGAGTAAATGCAGGCATCAATGCTCCCCCTTACGCAAACTTGGCAGCCACGGCAGCCCGGGCCACTTCCTTATCATCAAAGTGAATGGTCTTGTCCTTCAGTATCTGATAGTCCTCATGGCCCTTGCCCAGGATGACCACGATATCGTCCTTCTGAGCCAGCTCCACCGCCCGGAAGATGGCCTCCCTGCGGTCGATGATCTTCTCATGGTGCTTGGAGCCGATTTTCTCCAGCACCCCCTCCTCTACCTGGGACAGGATGAATTCCGGATCCTCAGTGCGGGGGTTGTCAGAGGTGGCAATCACCACATCGGAAAGCTCTGCTGCCAGGCGGCCCATAATTGGGCGCTTGGTGCGGTCGCGGTCGCCGCCGCAGCCAAAGACAGAGATGATTTTTGCCTTGGCAATCTGGCGGGCAGTCTTCAGCACATTTTCCACCCCGTCAGGAGTATGGGCATAGTCCACGATAATGGAGAAGTCCTGGCTTTCATTGCCAGTGCGCACCAGCTCGAAGCGGCCAGACACAGCCGTAAAGGACTCCAGCACCTTCTGAATGATGGCAGGCTCGATATTCTCTGCAATGGCAGCACCAACAGCGCTCATGACGTTGTAGACGTTGAAACGACCTGCCAGATGCAGGCGCAGAGGCATCATGCAGAATTTCTCGTTGCAGAATTTCTCATTCTCCAGCATGACATGGGTGCCGGAAGCCTCCACCTCCACATCAAGAGCCCTGAGGTCTGCCTCACGGTCAATGGCATAGGTGATGTGGGGGCACTTGGCGTGCTCCAGCATAGTGGCGCCGGCCTCGTCGTCGATATTCACCACGGCGCACTTGCGCTCCTTCACACCGGGAGCACTGACAAGATCGAACAGCCTGGCTTTCGCCAGCTTGTAGTTTTCCAAAGTCTTGTGGTAGTCCAGATGGTCCTGGGTGAGATTGGTGAATACCACCGTGTCGAACTCAATACCCGCCACCCGGTTCTGGTCCAGAGCATGGGAGGAAACCTCCATTACCACATAGTCCATGCCCTTGTCACGCATGATGGCCAGCGTGTGTTGCAGCTCCACCACATCGGGAGTGGTATTGTGAATGGGGAAGACTTCGTCTTCCATCATGATCTGGATGGTGCCGATAAGCCCCACCTTGTAGCCTGCAGCCCGCAGAATGGCGCGGGTCAGATAGCTGGTAGTGGTCTTGCCATTGGTGCCCGTGATGCCGATGACGCGCAGATTGCGGGCCGGGTAATCATGGAAGAAGGGCACGATGGTATCCAGTGCTTCCTGCAGGTCCGGCACCACCAGCACTGCCCCGCCAAAAGGAGGATCGATGTCCTCACGGGTGGTGAGGATGGCCTTGGCTCCTGCCTTTTCTGCCTGGGGAATGAAATCATGGCCGTCCACATGGGCACCAGGAATGCACACGAACATAGTCCCATGCTCTACTTTGCGGGAATCATGCTCGATGCCGGTTACTTTCGTCTCTTTATCGCCTTTGATGACGGCCCCCTTGACAAGGGCAGCCAGTTCTTTCACAAGTTTCATATATGTCCTCCTTCGGCTAGGGCCTTAAGCCGTAAAATATTTTAACGCTATAGCGCATATTTTACAATGAAAAATCCGCAAAAGAAAAGAAGCTGACCTGGCCAGCTTCTTTTTCTCAACTGACGGCCGAGAATCCACTCTGCGATTCCATCAGTTAATTCTCATGTGCAAAGTAGATTTTCTTGGGAACAGTCATTCCCAGCTCGCCCTCAGCAATATCCTTGATGCGCTGCGGTGCTTTCAACTTGGCGTTCTCAATGCGCAGCCGTTCATTCTCCTGCTCCAGCTGCTCTGCCTGGTTCTGGGTTGCCACCAAAGCATATCCCCGGCTGGCTGAAACACCGCTGCCCACCGTCACCAAGAGTGCCATCACCGCTGCCACCAGAAAGAGTATCTGGCAATGGGAGCGGGTGGCCGTATCCACCACGGTCTTGAAAAGCGGCTCTTTGGAGCGCACCTTCAAGGTCTTGATTTCGTCCTCACGCGAAAGAGGAACCTGCTCTTCATAGAACTCCTCTTCATACTCATAGTATTTTCTCTGAGCTGACATCCTGTATTTCCCCCCTTGCATTGATTCCCCTGAAAATCCCTTTCGATTCATTACCCCAATTTCACGGCTATGCGCAATTTTGCGCTCTTTGAACGGGAATTATCCCTCAGTTCCTCTTTTGTGGCCTGCCTGGGCTTTCCCAAGAGCTTGATCTCCGGCTTATGGTTGCAAGTGCAAACCGGCAGCTCAGGCGGGCAGATACACCCTCTTGCCAATTCCTTCAAAGTCTGCTTGGCTATCCTGTCCTCAAGTGAATGGAAAGTGATGATAGCCAGATGACCTCCGGGCTTCAGGAATTTCACCGCTGTCTTGAAGGCGTTCTCCAAAATCCCCAGCTCGTCATTGACCTCGATGCGGATGGCCTGAAAAATCCTCTTGGCAGGATGTCCTGTGGCTGCCCGGCGCACGGCTTTGGGCACCGCCTTGCAAATGACCTCCACCAGTTCACCAGTGGTTTTGATAGGAGCAGTTTCCCGCTCTTTCACGATAAATTCTGCAATGCGCTTGCCCCAGCGCTCCTCCCCGTAATCGTGGAAAATCCGTGCCAGTTCCTCCTGGCTGTAAGTATTCACCACTTCATAGGCGGAAAGGCTGGCCTCCGGGTCCATGCGCATATCCAGCGGCGCATCCTGCATGTAGGAAAAGCCCCGCTCGGCAGTATCAATCTGATGGGAAGAAACCCCCAGGTCGAAAACAACACCATCAACCTGCTCAATGCCCAAATCATGCAGAACCTTTTCCAGATGGCGGAAATTGCTATGCACGATATCCACTCTGCAGGAAGCATCAGCAAGGCGCTCAGAAGCCGCTTTGATAGCCGCCTCATCCTGATCAAGCCCAATCAACCGTCCCTCAGGAGCCAGCAATTCAGTAATGCGATGAGAATGCCCCCCACCGCCCAGAGTACAATCCACATAAGTTCCAGCCGGATCGGTAACAACCCCCTGCACCGTCTCTTCCAGCATAACACTAACGTGATGAAACTCCATACTCCAAAACTCCCCGAAACACTAGAACTCCCGAATCCCACGAACCCCAGGGCCCATGGATGGGCCCCGTGGACGCGGAAATCACACGATGTGATTTCAGTCCACGTAAACATGCCACCGGCATGTTTACTCTTTTGGTTCGTTTTCTTTGCGCCAAAGAAAATGAACAGACTAAACTTGACTATAGAATACCTAATTCTGAAAGTGACGCCGCAATGGAAGTCACATCAGGCTCAACCTCGCCTGTGTATTCATTCCACTGATTCTTGCTCCAAACCTCTATGCGGTTATCCGCCCCTGTGAGAATCACATCCTCCTTCAGGGCAATCCCCGCATAATTGCGCAAGTTGGCAGGCACCAGGAAGCGCCCTTGCTTGTCACACTCCATAGTACGTGCTCCTGCAAAGAAGAACCTCACTATGGCCCGGGCCTCAGCCTTGGCCAGCGGCAGGGCGCGAAGCTTCGCCGCCATCTCTTCCCAGGCCTGCTGGCCGTAAAGGAAAAGGCATTTATCCAGCCCCTTG
This genomic interval from Selenomonas sp. AB3002 contains the following:
- a CDS encoding UDP-N-acetylmuramoyl-L-alanyl-D-glutamate--2,6-diaminopimelate ligase translates to MKLVKELAALVKGAVIKGDKETKVTGIEHDSRKVEHGTMFVCIPGAHVDGHDFIPQAEKAGAKAILTTREDIDPPFGGAVLVVPDLQEALDTIVPFFHDYPARNLRVIGITGTNGKTTTSYLTRAILRAAGYKVGLIGTIQIMMEDEVFPIHNTTPDVVELQHTLAIMRDKGMDYVVMEVSSHALDQNRVAGIEFDTVVFTNLTQDHLDYHKTLENYKLAKARLFDLVSAPGVKERKCAVVNIDDEAGATMLEHAKCPHITYAIDREADLRALDVEVEASGTHVMLENEKFCNEKFCMMPLRLHLAGRFNVYNVMSAVGAAIAENIEPAIIQKVLESFTAVSGRFELVRTGNESQDFSIIVDYAHTPDGVENVLKTARQIAKAKIISVFGCGGDRDRTKRPIMGRLAAELSDVVIATSDNPRTEDPEFILSQVEEGVLEKIGSKHHEKIIDRREAIFRAVELAQKDDIVVILGKGHEDYQILKDKTIHFDDKEVARAAVAAKFA
- the mraZ gene encoding division/cell wall cluster transcriptional repressor MraZ, which codes for MFMGEYRHAIDAKGRIILPADFRQELGVSFIITKGLDKCLFLYGQQAWEEMAAKLRALPLAKAEARAIVRFFFAGARTMECDKQGRFLVPANLRNYAGIALKEDVILTGADNRIEVWSKNQWNEYTGEVEPDVTSIAASLSELGIL
- the rsmH gene encoding 16S rRNA (cytosine(1402)-N(4))-methyltransferase RsmH — encoded protein: MEFHHVSVMLEETVQGVVTDPAGTYVDCTLGGGGHSHRITELLAPEGRLIGLDQDEAAIKAASERLADASCRVDIVHSNFRHLEKVLHDLGIEQVDGVVFDLGVSSHQIDTAERGFSYMQDAPLDMRMDPEASLSAYEVVNTYSQEELARIFHDYGEERWGKRIAEFIVKERETAPIKTTGELVEVICKAVPKAVRRAATGHPAKRIFQAIRIEVNDELGILENAFKTAVKFLKPGGHLAIITFHSLEDRIAKQTLKELARGCICPPELPVCTCNHKPEIKLLGKPRQATKEELRDNSRSKSAKLRIAVKLG
- the murF gene encoding UDP-N-acetylmuramoyl-tripeptide--D-alanyl-D-alanine ligase; its protein translation is MPAFTLEEVLKATGAKVVCEAARAFADVVTDTRKIAEKVLFVALKGERFNGEDFAAEALKQGAAGVIVGSGCTRENLEAAQKEQGTVLQVEDTLAAYQQLAHLHRMRFDLPVVAITGSNGKTTTKDLTAAVLSARGPVQKTQANFNNEIGLPLTLLGIEEHHTAAVVEIGMRGLHQIEALAPVAAPQVGIVTNVGETHMELLGSLENIARAKAELVEAIPAGGTVILNADNPYVAGMRDKAKEGVRVITFGVENPAEVKAEAVRTEGSKTLFMVEYAKERHEYVLPMVGRHNVENALAAISVGFALGMKAEEIREGLLNLEATKMRFECQEVGPWHVVNDAYNASPMSMKAAIETLSELVKDGRKIAVMGDMLELGSVEEEAHRQVGRELGEHKFAAVVTRGKLGALIAEGAKGSGIAEAYCCESHEEAAAKLKEILQPGDTVLFKGSRGMQMEKIIDLLK
- the mraY gene encoding phospho-N-acetylmuramoyl-pentapeptide-transferase, giving the protein MTGPFFIPWLHKLKFGQSIREEGPQSHQAKSGTPTMGGIMIILGIVIGTLAGAPWTAEILLALFITLGHFALGFLDDYIKVVKKRNLGLKAKQKLLGQIIIALVTIYIGTKELGIDTSIWLPVLNANVDIGFGYYLLVLFVLVGTSNAVNLTDGLDGLASGTMAVAASCYGVVCALTGHSDLAIFCVAIVAACLAFLRFNAHPAKVFMGDTGSLALGGALAAVGILTHTEILLVIIGLVFVCEALSVIMQVTYFKATGGKRIFRMSPIHHHFELGGWSETKVVLVFWSVGLLAGMAGLMLVK
- a CDS encoding cell division protein FtsL; its protein translation is MSAQRKYYEYEEEFYEEQVPLSREDEIKTLKVRSKEPLFKTVVDTATRSHCQILFLVAAVMALLVTVGSGVSASRGYALVATQNQAEQLEQENERLRIENAKLKAPQRIKDIAEGELGMTVPKKIYFAHEN